Proteins encoded within one genomic window of Coprococcus phoceensis:
- a CDS encoding TM2 domain-containing protein has translation MFCRNCGKPIDPNAAVCINCGFSNGTGDNYCPNCGNATNVGMTYCTMCGASLVNQRPMVEQKSKLAGGLLGIFLGSLGVHNFYLGYTTKAVIQLVLTVATCGIGSIISGIWGFIEGILILTGSINTDGRGIPLKE, from the coding sequence ATGTTTTGCAGAAATTGTGGAAAACCGATTGATCCGAATGCTGCAGTGTGTATAAACTGTGGATTTTCGAATGGAACTGGGGATAACTATTGCCCAAATTGTGGAAATGCTACCAATGTCGGGATGACATATTGTACGATGTGCGGAGCGAGTCTTGTGAATCAAAGACCTATGGTGGAGCAGAAATCAAAGCTGGCAGGAGGACTGTTAGGTATTTTTCTCGGCTCGCTAGGTGTGCATAATTTTTATTTGGGATATACAACAAAAGCGGTTATTCAGCTTGTTCTGACGGTGGCAACCTGTGGAATCGGAAGTATTATTTCAGGAATATGGGGATTTATAGAAGGAATTTTGATCTTGACCGGCAGTATCAATACAGACGGAAGAGGAATTCCGCTGAAAGAATAG
- the srtB gene encoding class B sortase: MAEENKKKHHRGRRKKKGGSNIVSNIILVIAIVVFAVSAYKLYGIFSEYNKGDKEYQKIQDLVINTEKKDDTKEETFSVDFEKLLEMNSDVVGWIRFDEPSEINYPVVQGRDNEEYLKRTFEANTNKLGTLFVDVNNPGDFSGRNTFIYGHNMKNGSMFAQLLKYKDDSFYKEHPYFYIYTPDGKVRTYEIFSAGVVKDTSDSYIMDYADDAAFQTYIDYIKQQSAYPTSAEVTTASKIVSLSTCTNVRDDERFLVHGVMIKEEAVK, translated from the coding sequence ATGGCGGAAGAAAACAAAAAGAAACATCATCGGGGAAGAAGAAAGAAAAAGGGTGGAAGCAATATTGTTTCAAATATCATCCTTGTGATTGCGATTGTAGTGTTTGCGGTTTCGGCGTACAAATTATATGGTATTTTTTCGGAGTACAATAAAGGTGACAAAGAATACCAAAAGATTCAGGATCTGGTCATTAATACAGAGAAAAAAGATGATACGAAAGAAGAGACGTTTTCTGTTGATTTTGAAAAATTGCTGGAGATGAATTCCGATGTGGTTGGATGGATTCGGTTTGACGAACCGTCAGAGATCAATTATCCGGTCGTTCAGGGAAGAGATAACGAAGAATACTTAAAAAGAACGTTTGAAGCAAACACAAATAAATTAGGAACACTGTTTGTGGATGTGAACAATCCGGGAGATTTTTCGGGAAGAAATACATTTATTTATGGACATAACATGAAGAATGGCTCCATGTTTGCGCAGTTGCTGAAATATAAGGATGACAGTTTTTACAAGGAACATCCATATTTTTATATCTATACACCGGACGGAAAAGTAAGAACATATGAGATTTTTTCGGCAGGCGTGGTAAAAGATACTTCTGACAGCTATATTATGGATTATGCAGATGATGCGGCGTTCCAGACTTATATCGATTACATAAAGCAGCAGTCGGCGTACCCGACAAGCGCCGAGGTGACGACGGCGTCTAAGATTGTTAGTTTGTCAACATGTACCAATGTCAGAGATGATGAACGTTTTTTGGTGCATGGCGTGATGATCAAAGAAGAAGCGGTAAAATAG
- the atpC gene encoding ATP synthase F1 subunit epsilon, giving the protein MAENNMFELKIISPEEMFYEGEASFLEFTSVGGDMGVYKNHIPLTTILEPCVMKIHKGTEMKKVTVSGGFVEILQEKITVLAEGVQWTEKVSV; this is encoded by the coding sequence ATGGCAGAAAATAATATGTTTGAGTTGAAAATTATTTCTCCGGAGGAGATGTTCTACGAAGGGGAAGCAAGCTTTTTGGAATTCACATCTGTGGGCGGCGATATGGGAGTTTACAAGAACCATATCCCGCTGACGACAATTCTGGAGCCTTGTGTGATGAAGATACACAAGGGCACAGAGATGAAAAAAGTAACTGTGTCTGGTGGCTTTGTGGAAATCCTGCAGGAGAAGATCACAGTGCTTGCCGAAGGTGTGCAGTGGACTGAAAAGGTGTCTGTTTAA
- a CDS encoding LysR family transcriptional regulator: MTIRHLRTFVIVFQKESITKASEILHVSQPSVSLAIQELENYYHIRLFDRIGKRLSITEQGKWLYDYALHIVSMFDEMETEVKTWNNKGTLRIGSSITIGNFILPQLIEEFQKRYREVEIKVSVCNTKTIEQYILNNEVDLALIEGKTEYEQIQMEHLMEDPLCLICAANSELVKQEKISLIDLERYPMILRERGSAVREMIEESLGYHQIHHRVIWESVSTQAIIRAVAKKLGISILPYLLVRDELARGLVKQLQVEEFHLSRQFSIAYHKKKYLTPAAKGFMELCKEKIPMVFCEEERV; the protein is encoded by the coding sequence ATGACAATCAGACATCTCAGGACCTTTGTGATTGTTTTTCAAAAAGAAAGCATTACAAAAGCTTCTGAAATTTTACATGTATCTCAGCCGTCTGTGAGTTTAGCAATTCAAGAGCTGGAAAATTACTATCACATAAGGCTGTTTGACCGAATTGGAAAACGTCTTTCTATTACAGAGCAAGGAAAATGGCTTTACGATTACGCGCTTCATATTGTATCTATGTTTGATGAGATGGAGACGGAGGTTAAGACATGGAATAATAAAGGAACATTGAGAATTGGTTCAAGTATTACAATTGGAAATTTTATATTGCCTCAGTTAATTGAGGAGTTTCAGAAAAGATATCGGGAGGTGGAGATCAAAGTATCTGTATGCAACACGAAGACAATAGAACAGTATATACTGAATAATGAAGTGGATTTGGCATTGATAGAGGGAAAAACAGAATATGAGCAAATTCAGATGGAGCATTTGATGGAAGATCCTTTGTGCTTGATTTGTGCAGCGAATAGTGAACTTGTAAAGCAAGAAAAGATTTCCTTGATAGATTTGGAAAGGTATCCGATGATTTTAAGGGAACGGGGGAGCGCTGTGCGGGAAATGATAGAGGAAAGCTTGGGATATCATCAGATTCATCACAGAGTGATTTGGGAGAGTGTCAGTACGCAGGCAATCATTCGAGCTGTGGCAAAAAAATTGGGGATATCCATTTTGCCATATCTTTTGGTAAGGGATGAGCTTGCAAGGGGATTGGTCAAGCAGCTGCAAGTGGAAGAATTTCATTTGTCTCGGCAATTTTCGATTGCGTATCATAAGAAAAAGTATCTCACGCCTGCAGCGAAAGGATTTATGGAATTGTGTAAAGAAAAAATACCAATGGTATTCTGTGAGGAGGAAAGGGTATGA
- a CDS encoding AAA family ATPase — MMRKGSEKVGFKPFPIGVDNFKEMIQEGYYYVDKTLLIKELLDMRGKVNLFTRPRRFGKTLGLSMLQCFFEKDYCDARKLFQGLEIMAAGEKYLKHISRYPVISISLKTMKQANFDLSYIQMKKMIAEEFGRHEELLKIGKLTEEEKERFLAIRDVKGTDADYLDALRFLSACLAKSYREKVIILIDEYDVPLENSYFGGFYEKMIPLIRSLFESALKTNDSLEFAVITGCLRISKESIFTGLNNLKIISITNPMYSEHFGFTQKEVDEILAFYDRSDFADVVKRWYDGYVFGRTEVYNPWSVLNYVELIWADMTSLPRPFWANTSSNSIVKTLVEKADIKVKQEIELLIQGESIEKPIHEDITYEDIGVEESEENIWNFLFFTGYLKKVDEALRDGIRYISMSIPNEEILYIYKNTVLSWFGKKVKKKDFSELYRYVTEGEVIGLEKTISELLREGISFYDTKEAFYHGFLMGIFGGMGDYYSYSNRESGDGRYDICLKSMDVEKPVILFELKVSESFHQMEKCSLKAVEQIRMKHYEEEFLRDGYREVLCYGIAFYKKNCKITVEKQKIES; from the coding sequence ATGATGCGGAAAGGAAGTGAGAAAGTGGGATTTAAACCGTTTCCAATCGGAGTGGACAATTTTAAGGAAATGATACAAGAGGGGTATTATTACGTAGATAAAACGTTGTTGATAAAAGAACTTTTGGATATGCGGGGAAAAGTTAATTTGTTTACAAGACCAAGGCGTTTCGGTAAGACACTGGGACTTAGCATGTTACAGTGCTTTTTTGAAAAAGATTACTGTGATGCTCGGAAGCTTTTTCAGGGGTTGGAAATTATGGCTGCCGGGGAAAAGTATTTAAAGCACATATCGAGATATCCGGTGATCAGTATTTCACTAAAAACAATGAAGCAGGCGAATTTCGACTTGTCTTATATACAGATGAAGAAAATGATTGCCGAGGAATTTGGCAGACATGAAGAACTTTTGAAAATTGGGAAATTGACGGAAGAAGAAAAAGAACGCTTTCTTGCAATACGCGATGTTAAGGGAACGGATGCAGATTATCTGGATGCACTGCGTTTTCTGTCAGCTTGTCTGGCGAAAAGTTATAGAGAAAAAGTAATTATCCTGATCGATGAGTATGATGTCCCACTGGAGAACTCTTATTTTGGAGGCTTTTATGAGAAGATGATTCCGCTGATCAGATCTCTTTTTGAGTCAGCGTTGAAGACGAATGACAGCTTGGAGTTTGCTGTGATCACAGGTTGTCTTCGAATCTCGAAAGAGAGTATTTTTACAGGATTGAACAATCTGAAGATTATCTCCATTACGAATCCAATGTATTCAGAGCATTTTGGTTTTACACAAAAAGAAGTAGATGAGATTCTTGCATTTTATGATAGAAGTGATTTCGCGGATGTAGTGAAAAGATGGTATGATGGATATGTATTTGGACGGACGGAAGTATATAATCCCTGGAGTGTATTGAATTATGTGGAGTTGATTTGGGCAGATATGACATCTTTACCAAGACCATTTTGGGCAAATACAAGTTCGAACAGTATTGTGAAAACTTTAGTAGAAAAGGCGGATATAAAAGTAAAACAGGAGATAGAGCTGCTGATCCAGGGGGAAAGCATTGAAAAACCAATTCACGAAGATATTACGTATGAGGATATCGGAGTGGAGGAATCAGAGGAAAATATTTGGAATTTCTTGTTTTTTACAGGCTACTTAAAGAAAGTGGATGAGGCGCTGAGAGATGGGATTCGTTATATTTCGATGAGTATTCCGAATGAAGAGATTCTCTATATCTATAAAAATACGGTGCTTTCCTGGTTTGGGAAAAAAGTAAAAAAGAAAGATTTTTCAGAGTTGTATCGATATGTAACAGAGGGCGAGGTAATTGGATTAGAAAAAACGATTTCAGAGCTTTTGCGTGAAGGGATTAGTTTTTACGACACAAAAGAAGCTTTTTATCACGGATTTCTCATGGGTATTTTTGGCGGAATGGGAGACTATTATTCTTACTCCAATCGTGAGTCCGGTGATGGAAGATATGATATTTGCCTGAAAAGTATGGATGTAGAGAAACCGGTGATCCTTTTTGAGCTGAAGGTGTCTGAAAGCTTTCACCAGATGGAAAAATGTAGCTTGAAAGCAGTGGAGCAAATCAGAATGAAGCATTATGAAGAAGAATTTTTGCGTGATGGATACCGTGAAGTACTATGCTATGGCATTGCTTTTTATAAAAAAAATTGTAAAATTACAGTAGAAAAACAAAAGATAGAATCGTAA
- a CDS encoding DUF951 domain-containing protein, translating to MADMYEVGDVVRLKKKHPCGSFEWEILRVGADFRLKCIGCGHQIMIARKLVEKNTRELKKKQ from the coding sequence ATGGCTGATATGTATGAAGTTGGAGATGTTGTAAGACTGAAAAAAAAGCATCCATGTGGCAGCTTTGAGTGGGAGATATTAAGAGTAGGTGCTGATTTTCGTCTCAAATGTATAGGATGCGGACATCAGATCATGATTGCGAGAAAGCTTGTAGAAAAGAATACAAGAGAATTAAAGAAAAAACAATAA
- a CDS encoding chromate transporter produces the protein MEQSISKKQLLKKLFFSTLYLSTFTFGGGYVIVSLMKTKFVDELHWIDETEMLDLIAIAQSSPGAVAVNGAIVVGYKLCRIPGVFFSILGAIIPPFFIISIISGFYTLFQENEAVQALLSGMRSGVGAVIVSVVWDMGSGIVKQKKIAPILIMLCAFIANYYLKINIVLIILICIILAAAKAIITERRRSHK, from the coding sequence ATGGAACAAAGCATAAGTAAAAAACAACTTTTGAAAAAATTATTTTTTTCCACATTATATCTCAGCACATTTACTTTTGGAGGAGGATACGTCATCGTCTCATTGATGAAAACAAAATTTGTAGATGAGCTTCATTGGATTGACGAGACTGAAATGCTGGATTTGATTGCAATTGCACAATCTTCCCCAGGAGCTGTAGCCGTCAATGGTGCCATTGTCGTAGGCTATAAATTGTGCAGAATTCCAGGTGTATTTTTTTCAATTCTCGGCGCAATTATCCCACCATTTTTCATTATCTCAATCATTTCTGGATTTTACACTTTATTTCAGGAAAATGAGGCTGTTCAAGCTCTCTTGAGCGGAATGCGCTCCGGCGTCGGTGCCGTAATCGTATCCGTCGTGTGGGACATGGGATCCGGAATCGTAAAACAGAAAAAAATTGCTCCGATTCTCATCATGCTTTGCGCATTCATTGCAAACTATTACTTAAAAATCAATATTGTTCTTATTATTTTAATATGCATTATATTGGCAGCAGCAAAAGCCATTATCACAGAACGGAGGAGAAGTCACAAATGA
- a CDS encoding single-stranded DNA-binding protein → MNKVILMGRLTRDPEVRYSQGESANAVARYTLAVDRRFKRDGDATADFINCVSFGKVAEFAEKYLRQGVKIAVTGRIQTGSYTNKDGVRVYTTDVVVEEQEFAESKAASASNSGYQASPSPSPSADIGDGFMNIPDGIDEELPFS, encoded by the coding sequence ATGAATAAAGTAATTTTAATGGGACGTTTAACAAGAGATCCAGAAGTTAGATATTCGCAGGGCGAGAGTGCAAATGCAGTTGCCAGATATACATTGGCAGTTGACCGCCGTTTCAAACGTGACGGAGATGCAACAGCAGATTTTATCAACTGTGTATCTTTCGGAAAAGTGGCAGAATTTGCAGAGAAGTATTTGCGCCAGGGAGTGAAGATTGCGGTAACCGGTCGTATTCAGACAGGAAGCTATACGAACAAAGACGGCGTGAGAGTTTACACAACAGATGTTGTTGTTGAGGAACAGGAATTTGCAGAGAGCAAAGCGGCCAGCGCATCAAACAGTGGATACCAGGCAAGTCCTAGTCCATCACCAAGTGCAGACATCGGAGATGGATTCATGAATATTCCAGACGGAATTGATGAGGAATTACCATTCAGCTAG
- a CDS encoding chromate transporter gives MIYLQLFLSYLQIGAFSFGGGYAAMPLIQAQVVEKYHWLSMTEFGDLVTIAEMTPGPIAINSATFVGTQVAGLSGALIATLGCILPSCIIVTLLAKIYIQYRNVKIMQDILGTLRPVVVSMIAVAGLGILSSVFFLSGKFAPALSNFNIRGIIFFAGALLCLRKTKLSPILIMVGCGILELLYQTIF, from the coding sequence ATGATCTATTTACAATTATTCTTAAGCTATCTGCAGATCGGAGCATTTAGTTTTGGCGGCGGTTATGCCGCAATGCCTCTCATTCAGGCGCAAGTTGTTGAAAAATATCACTGGCTCAGCATGACAGAATTTGGCGATCTTGTGACGATTGCCGAGATGACGCCCGGACCGATCGCCATAAACTCCGCAACCTTCGTCGGCACACAGGTCGCCGGACTTTCCGGGGCACTCATCGCAACACTCGGATGTATTCTGCCATCCTGCATCATCGTTACTCTACTTGCAAAAATTTATATCCAATACCGCAATGTAAAAATCATGCAGGATATTCTCGGCACACTCCGCCCGGTTGTCGTCTCTATGATTGCTGTGGCAGGACTCGGAATCCTAAGCTCGGTATTCTTTCTTTCCGGAAAGTTCGCACCCGCTTTGTCTAACTTTAATATCCGAGGCATTATTTTCTTTGCCGGTGCTCTCCTCTGCCTTCGCAAAACAAAGCTCAGCCCGATTCTCATCATGGTCGGCTGCGGTATTTTAGAACTGCTTTATCAAACAATTTTTTAA
- the rpsF gene encoding 30S ribosomal protein S6: protein MNKYELAVVVNAKIEDDARTATIEKVKELIARFGGNVTDVDEWGKKRLAYEIQKMKEGYYYFIHFESDATVPAEMEARLRIMDNVLRYLCVRQEA, encoded by the coding sequence ATGAACAAATATGAATTAGCAGTTGTTGTCAATGCAAAAATCGAAGACGACGCTAGAACAGCTACAATCGAAAAAGTGAAAGAATTAATCGCTCGTTTCGGTGGTAACGTAACTGACGTTGATGAATGGGGTAAGAAAAGATTAGCTTACGAAATTCAGAAGATGAAAGAAGGATATTACTACTTCATCCACTTCGAATCTGATGCTACAGTTCCAGCTGAGATGGAAGCAAGACTTCGTATCATGGATAACGTACTCAGATATTTATGCGTTAGACAGGAAGCATAA
- the atpD gene encoding F0F1 ATP synthase subunit beta, whose amino-acid sequence MAEKNIGKITQIIGAVLDIKYADGHLPEINEAIEITRQDKSRLVVEVAQHLGDDVVRCIAMGPTDGLVRGMEAVATGAAISVPVGENTLGRIFNVLGEPIDEKPAPTDVEYEPIHRKAPSFEEQATEAEMLETGIKVVDLLCPYQKGGKIGLFGGAGVGKTVLIQELITNIATEHGGYSVFTGVGERTREGNDLYYEMQESGVINKTAMVFGQMNEPPGARMRVGLTGLTMAEYFRDKGGKDVLLFIDNIFRFTQAGSEVSALLGRMPSAVGYQPTLQTEMGALQERITSTKNGSITSVQAVYVPADDLTDPAPATTFAHLDAKVVLSRAITELGIYPAVDPLDSSSRMLDPNIVGEEHYKVARGVQEVLQKYKELQDIIAMLGMDELSEEDKLTVSRARKIQRFLSQPFFVATQFTGLEGRYVPISETVQGFKEILEGKHDDIPEGYFLNAGNIDDVLARVK is encoded by the coding sequence ATGGCAGAAAAAAATATAGGAAAAATCACTCAGATTATCGGTGCGGTCTTAGATATCAAATACGCAGACGGACATCTTCCGGAGATTAACGAAGCAATCGAGATCACAAGACAGGATAAAAGCAGACTTGTGGTGGAGGTTGCACAGCATCTAGGAGATGATGTGGTGAGATGTATCGCCATGGGACCGACGGACGGTTTAGTCCGGGGGATGGAAGCGGTTGCCACAGGAGCTGCAATTTCCGTGCCGGTAGGAGAGAATACACTGGGGCGTATCTTTAATGTCCTCGGTGAACCGATTGATGAGAAACCGGCTCCGACAGATGTTGAATATGAGCCGATTCACAGAAAGGCTCCTTCGTTTGAGGAACAGGCAACTGAGGCGGAGATGCTTGAGACAGGTATCAAAGTCGTAGACCTTCTCTGCCCATATCAGAAAGGTGGAAAAATTGGTCTGTTCGGTGGAGCTGGTGTGGGAAAGACAGTGCTGATTCAGGAACTGATCACAAATATTGCGACAGAACACGGTGGATATTCTGTATTTACAGGTGTCGGAGAGCGTACAAGAGAGGGAAATGACCTTTATTATGAGATGCAGGAATCAGGAGTAATCAATAAGACGGCGATGGTGTTCGGGCAGATGAATGAGCCGCCTGGAGCGCGTATGCGCGTAGGGCTTACAGGTCTTACGATGGCAGAATATTTCCGTGACAAAGGTGGAAAAGACGTACTTTTGTTTATCGACAATATTTTCCGTTTTACACAGGCAGGATCGGAAGTGTCCGCGCTTTTGGGACGTATGCCTTCTGCGGTAGGATATCAGCCGACATTGCAGACGGAGATGGGGGCTTTGCAGGAGCGTATCACATCGACAAAGAACGGATCAATCACGTCTGTTCAGGCTGTCTATGTGCCTGCGGACGACTTGACTGACCCGGCTCCGGCTACGACATTTGCCCATCTGGATGCGAAAGTCGTACTTTCCCGTGCAATCACAGAGCTTGGTATTTATCCGGCAGTAGATCCACTTGACTCTTCGTCGAGAATGCTCGACCCGAATATCGTGGGCGAAGAGCATTACAAGGTGGCGCGCGGTGTACAGGAAGTGCTGCAGAAATATAAAGAATTACAGGATATTATTGCAATGCTCGGTATGGATGAGCTTTCAGAGGAAGATAAGCTCACTGTATCACGTGCGCGAAAGATACAAAGATTTTTATCTCAGCCATTCTTTGTCGCGACACAGTTTACAGGGCTTGAGGGGCGATATGTGCCAATCAGTGAGACAGTACAGGGATTCAAAGAAATTTTGGAAGGAAAACATGATGATATTCCGGAAGGTTATTTCTTGAATGCGGGAAATATTGATGACGTACTTGCCAGAGTAAAGTAG
- a CDS encoding shikimate kinase, with translation MKNIVLIGMPAVGKSTVGVVVAKRLGYEFVDTDLLIQKQEKRLLKEIIAQEGNDGFLAIENQVNRDLDVENAVIAPGGSVVYCEEAMEHYKKTGTVVYLKVSYETIDRRIQNAKSRGVVLKEGQTLKDLYEERVCLFEKYADYTICEDGLTIEETIGNVLKLFEE, from the coding sequence ATGAAAAATATTGTTTTGATTGGAATGCCTGCTGTAGGAAAAAGTACGGTGGGTGTTGTAGTTGCCAAGCGGCTTGGATATGAGTTTGTGGATACGGATCTGCTGATACAAAAGCAGGAGAAGCGATTGCTCAAAGAGATTATCGCGCAGGAAGGAAATGACGGATTTCTTGCAATAGAGAATCAGGTTAACCGGGACTTGGATGTGGAAAATGCGGTGATTGCACCGGGGGGCAGTGTTGTATATTGTGAAGAAGCAATGGAACATTACAAAAAAACGGGAACAGTTGTATATTTAAAGGTATCCTATGAGACAATAGACAGAAGAATCCAAAATGCGAAAAGCCGTGGAGTTGTCTTGAAAGAAGGGCAGACTTTAAAGGATTTATACGAAGAAAGGGTTTGCCTATTCGAAAAGTATGCGGATTATACAATTTGCGAGGACGGATTAACAATTGAAGAGACGATAGGAAATGTATTGAAATTATTTGAAGAATAG
- the rpsR gene encoding 30S ribosomal protein S18, with the protein MAYDKGNKADSPMKRRGGRRRKKVCVFCGKENNEIDYKDVAKLRKYVSERGKILPRRITGNCAKHQRALTVAIKRARHIALMPYVQE; encoded by the coding sequence ATGGCTTACGATAAAGGTAATAAAGCAGATTCTCCAATGAAGAGAAGAGGCGGACGCAGAAGAAAAAAAGTTTGTGTATTCTGTGGAAAAGAAAATAACGAAATCGATTACAAAGATGTGGCTAAATTAAGAAAATATGTTTCTGAAAGAGGAAAAATTCTTCCAAGAAGAATCACAGGAAACTGTGCAAAACATCAGAGAGCTCTTACAGTAGCTATCAAGAGAGCAAGACATATCGCTTTAATGCCATACGTACAAGAGTAA
- a CDS encoding UDP-N-acetylglucosamine 1-carboxyvinyltransferase, with translation MEQYIIKGGNPLVGEVEIGGAKNAALAILAAAIMTDETVTIENLPDVNDINVLLEAMAGIGATVQRIDRHTVRINGAGVQDFSIEYDYIKKIRASYYLLGALLGKYRRAEVALPGGCNIGSRPIDQHLKGFRALGAEVEIEYGKIIAEAEKLEGTHLYFDVVSVGATINVMMAAAMAEGVTILENVAKEPHVVDVANFLNSMGANIKGAGTDVIKIKGVEKLHKTEYSIIPDQIEAGTFMFAAAVTKGDVTVLNVIPKHLEATIAKLEEIGCEIEEFDDAVRVVAKTRLKHTQVKTLPYPGFPTDMQPQIGVTLALCEGTSIIAESIFENRFKYLDELARMGAIAKIEGNSATIEGVERFSGARVSAPDLRAGAALCIAGLAADGITIVDDIVYIQRGYERFEEKLRSLGGIIERVSSEKEIQKFKLKVS, from the coding sequence ATGGAACAGTATATTATTAAGGGTGGAAATCCGTTAGTAGGGGAAGTAGAGATAGGCGGAGCAAAGAATGCAGCATTAGCTATTTTAGCAGCGGCAATTATGACAGATGAGACTGTTACGATAGAGAATTTACCGGATGTGAATGACATCAATGTGTTGTTGGAAGCGATGGCAGGAATAGGAGCCACGGTTCAGCGTATAGACCGACATACAGTGCGGATCAATGGAGCCGGTGTGCAGGATTTTAGTATTGAGTATGACTATATCAAGAAGATCAGAGCATCTTATTATTTACTAGGAGCATTACTTGGAAAATACAGAAGAGCTGAGGTGGCGCTTCCTGGGGGCTGCAATATCGGAAGCAGACCGATTGACCAGCATCTGAAAGGTTTTAGAGCATTGGGCGCCGAGGTTGAGATTGAATACGGAAAGATCATTGCCGAGGCAGAGAAATTAGAAGGAACACATCTTTATTTTGACGTTGTGAGTGTTGGAGCCACAATCAATGTGATGATGGCTGCAGCGATGGCAGAAGGTGTTACGATTCTTGAGAACGTTGCGAAAGAGCCACATGTAGTGGATGTTGCGAACTTCCTGAACAGTATGGGAGCGAACATCAAAGGCGCCGGAACAGATGTGATCAAGATCAAAGGTGTTGAAAAGCTTCATAAGACGGAGTATTCGATTATTCCGGATCAGATTGAGGCAGGGACATTTATGTTTGCGGCGGCAGTTACAAAAGGAGATGTGACTGTTTTGAATGTCATTCCAAAACATTTGGAGGCTACAATTGCGAAGTTGGAAGAGATTGGGTGTGAGATTGAAGAATTTGACGATGCTGTACGTGTAGTTGCGAAGACGCGTTTGAAGCACACACAGGTAAAGACGCTTCCGTATCCGGGATTCCCGACAGATATGCAGCCGCAGATTGGTGTGACGCTTGCGCTTTGCGAGGGAACAAGTATTATCGCAGAAAGTATTTTTGAAAATCGTTTTAAATATTTAGATGAGCTGGCACGTATGGGAGCGATCGCTAAGATTGAAGGAAATTCTGCAACGATTGAAGGTGTTGAGAGATTTTCGGGAGCGAGAGTAAGTGCTCCGGATTTACGTGCGGGTGCAGCGCTTTGCATCGCAGGACTTGCGGCGGATGGAATTACGATCGTGGATGATATTGTTTACATTCAGAGAGGATATGAGAGATTTGAAGAAAAACTCAGAAGTCTCGGCGGAATAATAGAACGAGTATCCAGTGAAAAAGAGATTCAGAAGTTCAAGTTGAAAGTGAGCTAA